One genomic window of Sardina pilchardus chromosome 15, fSarPil1.1, whole genome shotgun sequence includes the following:
- the LOC134101684 gene encoding von Willebrand factor A domain-containing protein 3B-like, translated as MTSPGEVCSDSERRHATEDHDLNTLISSAQWLWHNGLKQSKLSLSQILPTISFKHSEDYVHSLGKSVSSLYSCGMFPQFTIHGAVYNITASQDNLEKVCTRLERTVNQYQQRMNWLTTGSRQLFGVIQEKRVTVIVDFGRCPSIAHQQAKKALSLVIREQVSQINSFNIIHSGMHVNAWRRRVVDTSVENLQSAIDWLWALQPEDSCLSNTANALLKAMEDMTEAVYLFAAGDFWDEDITDVLGNWPVDIACPVHTISFNAKAEKTMLALKHLSFLSAGRFHAFAEMSIFVDELCDSSLNKARCEASEVPTELLGGVPTGCGVREDVYLVWSEKRQALQIRDQIQAILLELFPPEPKSEADMLCSCTSECALSSRQWLELFGLKAQKLTPYDALASCAFHHSDGVVDIKTTPADESLQSDAVTCRKLVNAKYCSRFVHMRWKDGSVVHVYVTAEECRQYEEKMHQALLILQKRIDWLRSGSRELFGNIQEDQLYLLLDTSESMRRHLPWVKEKAHQLIEEQLCQKQRVNMLGFGTNLTLWRDTLTEAGGSTNTLDALTLTLADEGTQAVYLLTDGRPDQPAKDILELVRRKTPVPVHTISFNCDDHEANSFLHELSQQTGGRFLSYFTDAGDNYALQRPYENEDLQILETEMEEGRRALESVIRLRAECVLLDAFHHHKSGTTQRPFYYVKQQSFQRNSGEQQSNQLKSARCAAQTKSSLLRLLSSSGSVGARAPLHSGKVPDQGWLLPESLELFQTNADKQMQVLHRLGETSNKIRRKKQKQRKPKASLDVSTAEWLKANSLVAKKLTLSDAVAPAAIAHDAKYVPMLEKHVYSKVFDEVLHLAHISKGGTQRLTLINPLSIDLEDYKSRLSNALQAFERRLDLIVWRALPQEEKDKLGGEPVAFGERRGVQLQVLERLGCPIALEELRELEEQIQMGHGFLRQASDLQDVARQAARDARAATTNSSLKETLSKSQRESPKRPLDSLRGQKVVACSEANGVYYTGIARKRLPGKRVKVDLSSGTCEVVALGDVLTVGGSGPCPPLAVADYVLVAAGTDDLGDHFVPGVVIATPRRLEAADKLFTILKYNNKEVHTLRNKIIKISQARYQTTCHRLRQLHVTRKRK; from the exons ATGACATCGCCAGGTGAAGTGTGCAGTGACAGTGAAAGAAGACACGCAACTGAGGATCATGATTTGAATACACTCATCTCGTCGGCCCAGTGGCTTTGGCATAATGGGCTGAAGCAAAGTAAACTCAGCTTGAGTCAGATCCTGCCTACTATCAGCTTTAAGCACAGTGAAG ACTATGTTCACTCTTTGGGGAAATCTGTCTCCTCCCTGTATAGTTGTGGAATGTTCCCACAGTTCACCATACATGGAGCTGTCTACAAT ATCACAGCCTCTCAAGACAATTTGGAGAAAGTCTGTACAAGACTGGAGAGAACAGTGAATCAGTACCAGCAGAGGATGAACTGGCTAACGACTGGAAGTAGGCAGCTTTTTGGTGTGATCCAGGAGAAAAGGGTCACAGTCATAGTAGACTTCGGAAGATGTCCCTCGATAGCACATCAACAGGCCAAGAAGGCACTGAGTCTGGTAATCCGTGAACAAGTCTCACAGATCAACTCATTCAATATTATTCA TTCAGGCATGCATGTGAAtgcatggaggaggagagtggtggACACTAGTGTGGAGAATCTACAGTCTGCCATAGATTGGTTGTGGGCCTTACAACCTGAAGACTCTTGTCTGAGTAACACAGCTAATGCTCTTTTAAAAGCAATGGAGGACATG ACTGAGGCAGTCTATTTGTTTGCTGCTGGAGATTTTTGGGATGAGGACATTACAGATGTGCTGGGTAATTGGCCAGTTGACATTGCCTGCCCTGTACACACAATATCATTCAATGCTAAAGCAGAGAAAACCATGTTGGCCTTGAAGCATTTGTCTTTTTTATCTGCTGGTAG GTTTCATGCGTTTGCTGAAATGAGTATATTTGTGGATGAACTGTGTGACTCATCACTGAATAAAGCAAGGTGTGAGGCGTCCGAGGTTCCCACTGAACTGCTAGGCGGAGTGCCGACAG GGTGTGGAGTTCGAGAGGATGTCTATCTGGTCTGGAGTGAGAAAAGACAGGCCCTTCAAATCAGAGATCAAATCCAAGCCATTCTGTTAGAACTCTTCCCTCCAGAACCTAAATCAG AAGCAGATATGCTGTGTAGCTGTACCTCAGAGTGTGCCCTGAGCTCCAGACAGTGGCTCGAGCTGTTTGGACTGAAGGCGCAGAAGCTGACTCCTTACGACGCTCTTGCCAGCTGTGCCTTTCACCACTCTGATGGCGTTGTTGACATCAAAACCACGCCAGCCGATGAGAGTCTCCAGTCAGATGCT GTGACATGTAGAAAGCTGGTCAATGCTAAGTACTGCAGCCGATTTGTGCATATGCGTTGGAAGGATGGCTCTGTGGTTCACGTCTATGTCACCGCTGAGGAGTGCAGACAGTATGAGGAGAAGATGCACCAGGCATTGCTTATCCTACAGAAGAG AATAGATTGGTTGAGGAGTGGGAGCAGAGAGCTGTTTGGCAACATTCAGGAGGACCAGCTGTATCTCCTCCTTGATACCTCAGAGTCTATGCGGCGCCATCTGCCTTGGGTGAAAGAGAAGGCTCACCAGCTCATAGAG GAGCAGCTTTGCCAGAAGCAAAGAGTAAACATGTTGGGCTTTGGCACGAATTTGACACTGTGGAGGGACACGCTAACAGAG GCAGGAGGCTCTACAAACACACTAGATGCTCTTACTTTAACCTTGGCTGATGAGGGCACTCAAGCTGTGTACCTGCTAACAGATGGGAGGCCTGATCAG CCTGCCAAAGACATTTTAGAACTGGTGAGAAGGAAGACCCCTGTGCCAGTTCACACCATCTCCTTCAACTGTGATGACCATGAGGCCAACAGCTTCCTGCATGAACTCTCCCAGCAGACAGGAGGCAGATTCCTCAGCTATTTCACAGACGCCGGGGACAATTATGCTCTTCAGAGGCCTTATGAG AATGAAGACCTCCAGATTTTGGAGACAGaaatggaggaagggaggagagccCTTGAGAGCGTCATCAGACTCCGtgctgagtgtgtcctgttggaTGCTTTCCATCATCACAAGAGCGGCACAACCCAAAG GCCCTTCTATTACGTCAAACAGCAGTCTTTCCAAAGAAATTCAGGCGAGCAGCAGTCCAATCAGCTCAAGTCTGCAAGATGTGCAG CTCAAACAAAATCCAGCTTGCTTAGGCTCCTTTCCAGCAGTGGCAGTGTGGGTGCCAGAGCTCCACTTCACAGTGGCAAAGTCCCTGATCAGGGTTGGCTACTTCCCGAGTCTCTGGAACTGTTTCAGACGAATGCTGATAAGCAGATGCAAGTCCTTCACA GGCTTGGAGAAACATCGAAcaaaatcagaagaaaaaaacaaaagcagagAAAACCCAAGGC GTCTCTGGATGTGTCAACAGCAGAGTGGTTGAAGGCCAACAGTCTGGTTGCAAAGAAGCTCACTTTATCAGATGCCGTGGCACCAGCTGCCATAGCTCACGATGCAAAATATGTTCCCATGCTGGAAAAGCATGTTTACTCAAAGGTCTTTGATGAG GTACTTCACCTGGCCCATATCAGCAAAGGTGGCACACAGAGACTAACTCTGATCAACCCTTTATCTATCGACTTGGAGGACTACAAATCTAGACTGAGCAATGCTCTGCAGGCctttgagag ACGCCTGGACCTGATTGTTTGGAGAGCCTTGCCACAGGAAGAAAAGGACAA gCTTGGCGGGGAGCCAGTGGCCTTCGGGGAGCGGCGTGGGGTCCAGCTGCAGGTCCTGGAGAGGCTGGGCTGTCCGATAGCCCTGGAGGAGCTGCGTGAGCTGGAGGAGCAGATCCAGATGGGGCACGGCTTCCTCCGGCAGGCCTCCGACCTGCAGGACGTCGCCAGGCAGGCAGCCAGAGACGCAAGGGCAGCA ACCACCAACAGTAGCCTTAAGGAAACACTGTCCAAAAGCCAGAGAGAATCCCCCAAAAGACCCTTGGATTCTCTGAGGGGTCAAAAGGTCGTTGCTTGCTCAGAGGCCAATGGGGTCTACTA CACAGGCATTGCTAGGAAGCGTTTGCCTGGGAAGAGAGTCAAGGTCGATTTGAGCAGCGGGACCTGTGAGGTCGTAGCCCTTGGCGATGTGCTGACAGTAGGAGGCAGTGGACCCTGTCCTCCTTTGGCG GTAGCGGACTATGTGTTGGTGGCCGCTGGGACAGACGACCTGGGTGACCACTTTGTGCCGGGAGTTGTCATAGCAACCCCTCGTCGTTTGGAGGCTGCGGACAAATTGTTCACCATTCTCAAGTACAACAATAAGGAG GTACACACTCTACGCAATAAGATCATCAAGATCAGCCAGGCTAGATACCAGACCACTTGTCATAGGCTTAGACAGCTCCACGTGACCAgaaagagaaa GTGA
- the cnga3a gene encoding cyclic nucleotide-gated channel cone photoreceptor subunit alpha gives MAKICTKKSYPTNHTFPVANSDDDSGNSRSRAHSACEDASSAVQGAASTETSGLPGSRRGSFTGTGAMARLRGEEERRDSFLERFRGPELKDLSSRGSTAQSSLGQSDGPRKRNNPKHWPLATYNMNNCNNTDDKKDDKKDEIKKDEKKEDEKKDGDKKEEEKKDEKKDDKKEEKKDEKKDDKKDDKKAEEPKKEIWIMDPATDKYYRWLTVIALPVFYNLIMLVTRSSFDELQENYTILWIILDYSSDAIYYTDWFVKARTAFLEQGLLVKDSKKLRDNYIAKPIFKYDMLAMFPTDLLFIKYGYNNPMFRFNRLFKMSRLFEFFERTETRTSFPNVFRISNLVLYILIIIHWNGCLFFSISKTIGFGKDTWVYPNTSHPEFGRLARKYIYCLYWSTLTLTCIGEVPPPVSDLEYLFVVTDFLVGVLIFASIVGNVGSMVLNMNASRTDFQTKVDSIKQYMSSRQVSKDLEARVIKWFDYLWTENKTCDEKAVLKNLPDKLKAEIAVNVHLDTVKKVRIFQDCEAALLIELVLKLQPQVFSPGDYICKKGDIGREMYIIQDGKLAVVADDGITQFVVLGEGAYFGEISILGIKGSKAGNRRTANIRSVGYSDLFALSKDDLMESLTEYPEAKKALEEKGKAILMKDNLIDEAIANAGSDPMIILDKIMHLQTNVDKTTTLFARMMAEQVSTQAKLKDRVKIMETQVKSLCKEEEVVEDKKEEPPKK, from the exons ATGGCGAAGATCTGCACTAAAAAGTCCTACCCAACCAATCATACGTTTCCAGTTGCCAACTCCGATGATGACTCAGGCAATAGCCGCAGCAG agCACACTCTGCCTGTGAGGACGCGTCCTCGGCGGTACAAGGTGCCGCCTCCACTGAAACAAGCGGACTCCCCGGGTCACGCCGGGGTTCTTTCACAGGCACAGGAGCCATGGCCAG GCTTCGCGGCGAGGAAGAGCGGCGCGACTCCTTCCTGGAGCGTTTCCGCGGGCCCGAGCTTAAGGACCTGAGCAGCCGTGGCAGTACCGCCCAGTCCTCCCTGGGTCAGTCCGATGGacccaggaagaggaa TAATCCCAAGCATTGGCCCCTGGCCACTTACAACATGAACAACTGCAACAACACAGATGA CAAAAAAGATGACAAAAAGGACGAGATAAAGAAAGATGAGAAAAAAGAGGATGAGAAAAAAGACGGGGacaaaaaggaggaggagaaaaaagatgagaagaaagatgacaaaaaggaggagaagaaagatgaGAAGAAAGATGACAAAAAGGATGATAAAAAGGCAGAGGAGCCAAA GAAGGAAATCTGGATCATGGACCCAGCAACAGACAAGTACTACAGGTGGCTCACAGTCATCGCTCTGCCAGTGTTTTACAATCTTATTATGCTTGTTACAAG GTCTTCCTTTGATGAACTCCAGGAGAACTACACCATTCTTTGGATTATATTGGATTACTCTTCAGATGCGATCTACTacactgattggtttgtcaaaGCAAGAACAG CATTTCTGGAACAAGGACTTCTTGTAAAAGACTCGAAGAAATTGCGAGACAATTATATAGCAAAACCTATATTCAAGTATGACATGCTGGCAATGTTTCCAACTGATCTGCTGTTTATCAAGTATGGATACAACAACCCTATGTTTAGATTTAACCGCTTGTTCAAAATGTCTCGACTCTTTGAGTTCTTCGAGCGCACCGAAACCAGAACGAGTTTTCCCAACGTGTTCCGAATCAGCAACCTTGTACTCTACATCCTGATCATTATCCACTGGAATGGTTGCCTGTTCTTCTCCATCTCAAAAACCATTGGCTTTGGCAAGGACACCTGGGTGTATCCCAACACCAGCCATCCCGAGTTCGGTCGCCTGGCCCGGAAGTACATCTACTGCCTCTATTGGTCCACCCTCACTCTCACCTGTATCGGAGAGGTCCCGCCGCCCGTCTCCGACCTGGAGTATCTTTTCGTTGTGACCGACTTCCTCGTGGGTGTGCTGATCTTCGCTTCCATCGTCGGTAACGTCGGTTCCATGGTGTTGAACATGAACGCCTCCCGAACAGACTTCCAGACTAAAGTGGATTCCATCAAGCAGTACATGTCTTCCCGGCAGGTCTCCAAGGACCTGGAGGCGAGAGTCATCAAGTGGTTCGACTACCTCTGGACGGAGAATAAGACCTGCGACGAGAAAGCCGTGCTTAAGAACCTCCCGGACAAGCTGAAGGCGGAGATCGCCGTCAACGTCCACTTGGACACGGTGAAGAAGGTGCGCATCTTCCAGGACTGTGAGGCAGCGCTGCTGATTGAACTGGTGCTAAAGCTCCAGCCGCAGGTGTTCAGCCCCGGGGACTACATCTGCAAGAAGGGCGACATCGGGAGAGAGATGTACATCATCCAGGACGGGAAGCTGGCTGTGGTGGCGGACGATGGCATCACGCAGTTTGTGGTGCTCGGAGAGGGTGCCTACTTTGGGGAGATCAGCATCCTGGGAATCAAAGGCAGTAAGGCAGGCAACAGGAGAACAGCCAACATTCGGAGTGTGGGCTACTCCGACCTATTCGCCCTCTCCAAAGATGACTTGATGGAGTCTCTCACTGAGTACCCAGAAGCCAAGAAGGCCCTGGAGGAGAAGGGAAAAGCGATCCTGATGAAGGACAACCTGATCGACGAGGCCATTGCCAACGCGGGATCAGACCCGATGATCATTTTGGACAAGATTATGCACCTTCAGACAAACGTTGACAAAACCACAACCTTGTTTGCCAGAATGATGGCTGAACAGGTGTCCACCCAGGCCAAGCTCAAGGATCGGGTCAAAATAATGGAGACACAGGTGAAATCTCTGTgcaaggaggaagaggtggtcGAGGACAAAAAGGAAGAACCACCAAAAAAATAA